The Aspergillus fumigatus Af293 chromosome 3, whole genome shotgun sequence region TCATAGCGTAGGGCAGAGATGGACGAGTCCGGTTCTGTCGTGACGACAGTAGGCACCGAAGAAGAGCGTTGGTCCCCCATGTTCATTATCGCTGATCGATTTATCCTGGCATGACTTGCAGCATCTGGGGTGACTAAATCGTAGCGACCGTAATTTTATGGATTCCTTTCTGTTCGTTTTGAATCGGAGAGTACAGACAAATTTGGTTTCAAAAGGGAGGGCAGGCAGACAGGCggggacgaggacgacggcGAGGGGGAGCTTTTGGGAGGCGAACACAATCAACTCGAATTCGCTGGCTTCTGCAGGATGTCGGGCACAAAGAATACCTGATCGGGGTGCTCAGGCTGATAAAAGGAGTGAAAATGAATGACAATGGCCCAAGGGATTGAACATGATCGGCCTCCccgtcaaggagaatgatTATGGAATAATAAGAGATAAAAAAGAGACTGACGAGGCTAGTTGAGCATTTACTGTTGGGTAGTAAGTAGTACCGCGGCTCCCTGGATGCTTGGCAAGGAGGAATTAAGCTTCACTTTCTACTTTGAGTGGAATCTAGGGAGAAGTCAAGTACAATACGGAGGAGTAGTGCTAAATGTCCTATGCGACTCGAAATGAATGCTTACTATTCTGGTTTCGCATCATGATTGTTCTTTCTAGCTCAATGATAGCGTCGACTCTTTTTATGTGGAACGAATTCGGTCTGGCATCCTGAGGCAGCAAGGCTACCTCTAGGACTCGGTGTCTTCTACGGAGCACAGCCTTTAATTTTACTATTACTACTACTCTAAAagaaataaaataaaataaaataacaTTCGCTTAGCTATGTATCAAGGTGAACTCGGAAAATTAGACTAACAACTGAAaattcaacgcagggatcatCATAGGGGGGGTTACAATAAAAGCGATAATTGCACAGTTGGAACTCCATACTGTGTGCAGATGTCCCACTTTGGGCTCCAGACTGCAAAAGCAGCCGCGCACTCTGGTGGGTCAATCGCGGAAAATTCGTTGACGAGGTAGATAGTAACAGCTATTATATTTGGAAGAGGCAGAATTGATTGGTTTGGACCTGGAAAAGCAAACTCTTATCACGAAATAGTTACTATGGTCTGATCTAACTCTTGAGTGGTGGTTCTTGAAGCCGTGCGATCTGAATCCACAGGATAGATTATTATGATGTGCTGACGGTGGAGCTCACTACCCATGGACAGCAACAAGTCTAGAACATAATCATTATATTACCTTGAACACGGCACTGCCACGAGGAACAGGTTACTCTGACTACAGGAAAGGTTGATATCCCTTGGATAACAGCTAGGCCAAATCCTTGGTTCTACAACCAAGTTCTCTCAAATAAACTACTCCCTTACGACAGACTATCGCTGGCCATCACTCCCGCATCGTTTGTGGGATATTGTGGAAGGGGTGAAGTGAAACCCTTGACAATCCTTCCTTAACGCAAGGACTGACACAGATCTGTCTCGTCtgtctctttttctctcttccggTTCTTTGTATTGTGGCGTTTCTGTCTACGGTAGGAATCCATGTCAACGTCATTTGATCCGAGTCCTAGATACAGAAACACGCTCTATAACTCCGTGGCAGCCATACACCAGTAGGCCATCAATGCAAAAAGGGGCGCTGGTCCAATACAAACAGTCCTGCTGTAGTGACAAAGGTGAAAGGACATTTCAAGGCCATGCCTTAGGCCGCCGCGGCGGTGTTGACTCGCGATCTGGATGACTCCTGCGCTGATCGTGTTGGTTCAATGGGCTCCTGAGGTAGCAGCTCGATTTGACGGACTAAGAAACTCTTCTCGTCCGTGAATTGGTCGTCATCTGTGCGGTCCATCAAGAATCTAGGCAAGAATTTTAACAGACGGTCCCGATTATTGATGAGAATCCGTTGCACCGCGACCGATTTGTTAGGATTTGCGACGAATACCTATGCCACAttcctcatcagcaaatCGCCGACTGGACGCCCATTGTTCACGCCGAAGAAATAGAAAATAATACCTTGAAAACGTGGAACCCCTCGTACTGAATCATTTTGCGATCATCTTTGAGCAATTGCATGCAGAGTTTCAGATTCTCCCCGCTTTCAACGTATGCCATCATCACGTTGTAATTGGCTCGGTCCAACAAGATCTCACCAAGAAGCTTTATACTCTGGCGCTTGGTAACATAGGAGCTCGACTGGATGAGTGTATTGAAGCGCgaaaagaagagatcaaagTTGGTGGTGAGGTATGAGGTCACAAGACTCTTGTGACGAGTGAGAATGTCCTATGTCACGGTTACTCCTGCTACCTCAACCATACCAGTCGTGACTTACCCTAAATGTTGTAAAAGAGTCGGCGCTCACTTCGAAGCTGCTCTTGTCGATCCAATGGAAAAATCTCCAAAAGATGCCATTGCCTTTCTGGGGAATATCCGGGTTGACTTGTGTCAATCTGATCGCGGGCTGACCTTCGATAGACTGGTCGTATAGGATGATGGCCGCACACACGTCAAATTTGAGTGCTTCTCTCAGAATGGCGCCACAGGGCATTGTGCTCTCGGGCGATTCGTATCCCCGGCAGAGCTCGACAATGATCTCGGGACGGTTGTGTACAATATAAGAAATGACTGGGGGGTCGCCACTGTTGGTTTGGGCGGGTCGAAAACGAAGGATCTGAGAGAATATGGTTTGCGCATCTTTTCTGGCTTGAAAGGGAAGATGACGGAGGTTGCGTGCAAGTTCGTATAGCAGATCTTCGTGGACGGTGGCTTGAACGAGAGCATGTACTTGCTCCGGAGTCGTCTCAGTTTCTAAAGCAGACTGCAGTCAGCATAATGATTTTACCCTTCTCATAGAATGCACTGTTACGGCGAGAAAATTGGTGCGCGATCATTATTAAACTAACCTTGAGTGCCTTGAACGATCACTTTCATCTGCGCAAGTTGCTTCGCCAGGTCATCTTCGACCTATTTGAAGCTGTCAGCAAGCTGCATATTCGTACAATTTGTGGCATAAACAAGTAGAGTGAACCTGTGAGGCTGACCTTGGCAGCTGCCGGAGCTTCTCCTAGTCTTAACAGTAGCTCCTTGATTGTTCGGACGACATCAGAAGGAGGTCGTTGCCGATTCCTCCAGAGGAAAGCCATTTCGGTTGATATAAGTGGTTTAATATGTATTGGACAGGAAAGTTTGATGCAGAAGAAACAGGAAAGGATCAGAGGCAATGAGCTATTCAGTACATGTAaatgatgcagaacaagcAATTGATCCCTAGCAGAATGAGGATTGAACACTTCCCTGTCTCGACTGAAGGAAGCGGAGAGCCTGTacaaggagaaaagaaatagacagggagaaggagatggtgctggtgatgacgatgatggtgatgataaTGAGGTTCGTCTCAGCTCCCACTTGTTATCTGCCCTATCAGCTGTTGTGAGGCGGAGAGCCGATAAACAAAGTACCCAGCCAGCATCGGGCGGGGCAACCAGCGGGTTCTGTTGTGATAACCCAattttttcctttttttacCGATTTTGGTCCTCTCAATCTTGAACCCCTCCATCCATAAATTTACATGGTCCATCGGTTGCCACAATTCCGCCCAAATAGTCAAGAATTCTAAAAGTTTTAATTTCGGAAAATTGAATTGCCCTTGTCCAGACTCGACTTGAGTCAATGTCTGCAACAATCTCCTCAGATCGTCGCGTAAGGGACCAAGATGCCCTCTCGACCACCTCCTCAGACGATTCGGATATCAGCAACGAAGAGGGATGGGAAGATGTTGAGCCTGACGACGAGACACAGCCGGTAATTGGCCTATTTTCCGATAAGGTCTACCCTGATGTACAGTCAATGCTCCAGGAGTCTAAAGACAAGCATGGCTTTGACTTGCGGAAGATTCGAAAGGACCTTGGTGTGTGACATCCGTTGTTGGGCGCTCTATTTCCGTCATTGTTCTGAAACTCCCAATATGGGTATGATCATGACTATTTGCGAGAAATCCCAGCTAACTTATTCCGTTTCACATCAGACTTGGATTTTCTTGGTACTATCAGATTAGTCAATTATGTCCGGTCTCAAGTCAAAGCTGGGAACACAACCCCGGATGTGTCTTCGAAAGATAGATTTGAGGACGATGCTTACCTGAAGCCGGTTCTTGAAGATGACGCCCTTTTATATAGCTTGGACGATATCGAAGACGAACATTCCGCGACAGCCGGTACCACTGAGGCAGAGCGCCGCGTGATCGAGCTTCAGGAGGACCTTGAACGCCTTCAGAGCCAGTTCACTGAGTACAGAATGGCTGTACAAAAGTCAATGGAAGAGCAGTTGTCCATGGATGATGAAAAATTGAGATCATCGCCCAGCGGCCCGtccggcaagaagatgagcAAGGTTGAGGAGGCAGACGCAGATTACTTCGTCTCCTACTCGTACAATGGTCAGTTCTCCACAGGGTCCCGAGCTGGATATGCCTTTTGCGCTAACTGTCATATGCTTGAAGCCATTCACGAGTCTATGCTGAAGGACACTGTCCGTACTGACTCTTATCGTGATTTCATTTACGACAACAAGCATCTCTTCAAGGACAAGGTCGTCTTGGATGTCGGATGTGGAACGGGCATTCTTTCCATGTTCTGCGCGAAAGCAGGTGCCAAGAAGGTCATCTCAGTCGACAATTCCAATATAATTGACAGAGCCAAGGAAATCATCTACGAAAACGGTTTTGGCGACGTGATCACGTACGTATTTCGCTCCGCGTACGATATTCATCTACCAGAATCTAACATTAGCTCAGATGCATCCGTGGCaagattgaagaagtcacTCTGCCTGTTTCCCATGTCGACATTATCGTCTCCGAATGGATGGGCTATTGCCTTCTATTCGAGGCCATGTTTGACTCGGTCATTTACGCCAGAGACAGGTATCTCGCTCCAGGAGGACTAATGGTACCCTCAGACGCCACCCTATGTATTGCGCCGTTTGCCGATTCCGAGTTCATCTCGTCACACATCTCATTCTGGGACGATGTGTACGGTTTCAAGATGGGCAGCATGCGCAAGAACATCTACGACGACGCGCTTGTTCGTAGCGTGCAGCCTGCGGCAATTCCTGGTGATTCTGATGTCTTCCTAGAACTGCCGTTGCATACCATCACCGTGGAGGAGCTCTCATTCCTGAAGGGGTTCCAAGTTACTCTGAAGGAAGATATCGATGCCCTTGACGGTTTCGTTATCTGGTTTGATATTTTCTTCATGCCCTCTAGGGATTCTACTGTCCCGAAGAACGCCGTTCCTTcagaaatgaagaagaaaggtTTCGTCGCCTTTACTACAGGCCCTCACGGACCGGAGACGCACTGGCAACAGGGCGTTCTCCTGATTGATCGcgagagaaagaagggaGTCGCCCTAAAGAAAGGTCAGGCCATCGCTGGCAAGGTCGGTTatcagaagagagaagaagggtcACGCTCGCTGGACATCACTGTCGAGTGGGATACTCAAGCGGGCGAGCAGGGGGCCCAAAAATGGGTGCTCCAATGAGTTATGACGCTTGGTCAAAAGTTTTGTCTATTACTGTAATTCAAGATTCATTCCTGATTGGTACCAACATACCTCTCAAAATATAGAGACGCTCAATTTCGAACAAATGCACATTTCATGAAGCAACCAACCATGCTTAGCTCTGTCATCCGTAGCTATGGTAGGGATCGACGTCGTAATCCGTGTAAATATCATTCACATCAAAATCAAGGTCCCATAACGACAGGTGTTACACATGGCGTCTGGGCGACTGCACCTCGCAAACGCCCCCTCGATCATGGTGATCACGATGACGGTGCGAATGGGAGTGGGAATGGGAGTGACGGTGTCGCTTCCGGGATTGTTCGCAAAAATGATCGCGAGAACGGCTGCGACTTCTTTCACGGCGATGCGAGCGATGTCGGTGTGAGCTCCTGTGTTTCCTATCCTGATGTTTGTCAGGTGCGTCAAGGCTGAAGTTCTCAAGACTGTCCCCAGAGTCCGACGCTTttgatcttgaccttgatctccttctGCGATGACGCGACCGATGTCTTTCTGCCTCTTTCAGTGAATCTAattctctctttctctcctgaTTCCACTTTTTACGTTCAAGTTCGACCGACTTCAACTGGCGAACTCCCCTCTTTATCGCCATAAGTGGATCGTTGGCATCTAGCCGGgctttctccctctcctGTCTCATCGGATCCTCATTACCCCAAACATCCTTTTCAGGCATAGCATCAGGCGCCAAAGCATCACGACTGGAGGAAGAGTACCAAGGCATTTGGccagcagactggcgatACCCCGCCGCATTCGAGAAGCGCATCGTGTATTGGTCCTCATAACTCCGGTTCCTGTCAGCTGcttccttctccgcctctttgttcttttccaCTGGCTGCTGCGCTGCCTCAGAAGGAAATAAATTGATATGCCCTTTACTGTCTAAAAGCGGCGCATCGCTGGTCTTCTTGGACACAGCGAGCTCCTCCTTTttcgccatcatcaactGAGCATCTTCCCTCGCGAGTCTAATATCCCGATCAGTATCATTCTCACCTGCCAGTCGCCTCCTCTTTCTATATCTACCAGCATCCTCTCCATGCGTCCTGTCGCGTCGGGTATCTGATAGAGCAGACGGCGGGGGCGGTGGGGTAGAGTGCTGTTCGCCGCGGAGGATCTGGATTCTGCGCTCAGCATCAATTTCTTGCATGCgacgttcctcttcctcctcccggGCCTTGGCCTCTGCCTCATCACGCCGTACACGGGCGATGTTCTCGGGATTGTAGACGTTCCATGACTTCTTGCCGAGTAGGTGACTGCTCAAGGCATTAGTATGCGCGATAGAATCGCATAAGAACAAATTCAATAAACTTACAGAGGCATGATGAATCGAGTACTCTGAGAGCACCTGGTCACGTATCATCAACCCAGGTGAACTGCCGGACAGTCGAAGAGTTACTAGAGATCTCACAGACGAAGGGTGGATCATTATAAGCTTAGCCACACGGATCTCGAAACGGAGGTTCACGGGCCGATGTGGCTAATTATGGGAGCTCCAGCAAGTGAGAACTCTGCCACAGGCATCGTCCTACTCCGAACTCCACACTAGCCTCCAACTTCCAAGGTAGATGTCCCCGCCACGTTATACCCACGTCTGCTATGGAGTTTACTCCGTAAAGTTGATCAACTCTCATacttctttctctccctgaTTAGTCTTTCCAATACTGCACATAGCATCACCCATCTCTAGGACATTTCTCTCGCATAAACAGACTATCTTGACGATCGCCTTAAGCTTCAATAAGATAGATACTCCGGCTCCTATACCACTACACTTGCCTCTAACCGTCCACCGCGCCTCTCAACAACAGGGTCGCAGCCATCGCCTGATTGAATCGTTCTCGGATGTTCCACCTCTGGTAGAACAAACATGTTCAATCGCAACAACTATCCATCTGTACCGAATCCTTTCTCTGGTCGCCCCTCCTCCCGAGGCAATGCGAGTCCTAGTCAAGGTCCCCCACCTCCACGAAGAGATGGGTATGATACTGGTTATTCGCCGATGGGTGGCGTAGGGTATGAACAATTGTCGCATCAGTTTGATCACGATATCCAGATGACTGATGTGTATAATCAATCAAGGGGGTATGGAACTCCGTCACCCAGGCCAAATTACTCGCAGACACCTTCAAGACACCCAGTAGGGGGCAGGGCGCCCGGTGCGTCAGCCCAAGTATGGACGCTACGACCTGCGAAGAGCCCTGACAACACGTATACGTTTGGGAACCTGTAAGTTTTGTGCCTGTGAAGTTCAGATTCTAAAATTACATAGCTAATAACAAGCAGTGTTGCCGTCTCAACACAGGACTTCCCGCCTTCACGCGACGGACTTGATCTTTTACTCCTTGTGAACGATCTCTATGTCTTTTCTGCTCGTCCTCTGGATGGTTTCCCTCCTGGACATATCAGCATGTCGGATCCCCAACGGACATGGGCAGGCGTTGCTTTCACAGATTCAGTCAAGGCTCAGATATACGATCCGTTCAGCCAGGGCGGACAAGCCTATCTCGGATCGACAGATATTGAAGTCGGCTTTGCTGGGAAAAAGAGGATCGAGACTCCGTACGACCAGGACGAGTTAGCGAACGCCGTCGTCAAGGTAAATACTCGTTTGGATCGGTGACTTTTGCATAGTAATAACTTTCTTTAGAACTTTGAAAACCAGATCTTCTCTCCGGGTCAGAAGATCTTGATGGATCATAAGAGCATACCACTGCTCCTGACTGTCAAGACCGTTCAGCGCGTCGATCTCACATCGGAGAAAGCTGGGGCTACTGCTGGAAGCACTGAGACGGACCCTACCGCGAGGGGAATCTTGACGAGGCACACCCAGATTACTTTTTTCAAGGATGCCCGCACCGGCATCAACTTGAAGCCATCGAATCGTCGCCCCGCAGCTAACTCCATTATCACACCCGACTTCAAGTTCGAAGATATGGGAATCGGAGGCCTTGATGCGGAGTTCAGTACAATCTTCCGTCGTGCGTTTGCATCGCGTATCTTCCCTCCCGGGTTGGTCGAAAAGCTCGGTATCCAGCACGTGAAGGGTATTTTGCTTTACGGCCCTCCGGGAACTGGTAAGACATTGATCGCACGGCAGATTGGAAAGATGTTGAACGCGAGGGAGCCCAAGGTCATCAACGGTCCAGAAGTGCTTAACAAGTTTGTCGGTCAGTCGGAAGAGAACATCCGAAAGCTGTTTGCCGACGCAGAAAAAGAAtataaggaaaagggagaggagagtggACTACATATCATTATTTTTGACGAGTTGGATGCTGTGTGCAAGCAACGTGGCAGCGGCGCAGGTGGTGGCACAGGCGTTGGGGACAGTGTGGTCAACCAGCTGCTGTCGAAACTGGATGGTGTTGATCAACTGAACAATATCCTCCTGATTGGTATGACCAACAGGAAGGACATGATTGACGAAGCTTTGTTGCGGCCGGGTCGTCTCGAATTGCACATGGAGATCTCTCTTCCGGACGAGGCGGGACGGGCTCAGATTCTGAAGATTCACACCCAGAAGATGAGGGAAAACAATATATTGGATCCAGACGTTGACCTGGCTGAGCTCGCGCTTCTTACTAAGAACTTCTCTGGCGCCGAAATTGCTGGCCTCGTCAAGTCCGCGTCTTCGTTTGCTTTTACCCGGCATGTCAAGGTCGGTACCATGGCCGGCATCAGTGAGGATGTCGTAAACATGAAGGTTAACAGAGCCGATTTTTACCATGCGCTGGAAGAAGTCCAACCTGCTTTTGGTGTGTCAGAGGAACAGCTCTCGAGCCGTATCCAATACGGCATCATCCATTATTCCCCCACAATCAACGAAATCCTGAAGGAAGGTCAGCTTTTCGTAAAGCAAGTCAGCAATGCTGAATCCTCGCCCCTATTTTCTGTTCTGTTGCATGGTCCCACCGCCAGTGGCAAGACTGCTCTGGCCGCTCGAATTGCGATTGATTCCGGTTTCCCCTTCATCAAGCTGATTAGCCCTGAAGATATGGTAGGCTTTAGTGAAATGGCCAGGGTTCAGTACATCAGCAAGATTTTCGATGATGCTTACAAGAGTCGCACGagtgtcgtcgtcgttgaCAATATTGAGAGAATTATCGACTGGGTCCCTATCGGTCCCCGTTTCAGCAACACTATCCTTCAGACCTTGATGGTCTTCCTGAGAAAACAGCCTACCAAAGGCCGACGGCTGCTGATCCTTGCCACCACGACGGAGCGCGCTGTGCTCAAACAGCTGGACATCTATAACTCGTTCAACTCGGATATTATGGTACCTAACGTGATGACCTACGATGAGTTGCGTCATCTCATGGAGCAGTCCGAAGCATTTGACGCCTCGGAAATCGACCAGGCTTTAGCAGGAGTCGGTGGCATCACCGAAGATAGAACCATCGGCGTTGGCGTTAAGAAGGTGCTTTTGGGAATTGAAACAGCGAAGCAGGATCCCGACAAGGTGGGCCGATTTGTCCGCGTCATCAACAGAGCAATTGAGGAAGAGCGAACATTCCAATAGACCTTTGCTTTCTGATGCGTTATCGGTTCTATATCGGGCATAATTACTTCTAGAAATAGTAAAGATTGTCATGGCCCTGAGGGTGACATGTACGAAATGATATATCGTTCATCGTCCACTGGCAGAGCTGAACCCCTGAAAGAGAGCCTTAATTGATGGAATCTCCTGATTATTCGAGGCTGCCCTCTCGGCTCTTCATAACCGATCTACAGTTTTCTTCTAtcgatactccgtagtacgTGGACCATCAGAAGCTCAATATAGTAGCATGCTCTCCAGAACAGAATATACATCCACATCAAATGCTTCGGAAACAACAACAGTCCGAACCTGAGTTGCGAGCACAGTAGATgatataattaattattCAATCCTGGCACATCGCGTTCAACAATACTTTCAGGAATCTTCACGTTCCGTGACTATGTCGCAATAGCCATAGGGGCCTTCCAGGTTTCAGGTTGTCTTGATTCAGGGGTAATCACATTATCACATCCACTTTATATCGACTAGTCGCATCACTCTTAACTAATCTAGTTGACGATCGATAGCAAACCTTATTTAGGCTCTCATTCCCTCTTTGCCTAGCGttctcatcattctctttgAATGTCCAGAGGTAATCACCTCACAAGTTCACTCCAGGTCAAGTGACACGCCCGGAGATCTAACCATGCTTCTTTACATAGCATGTCCTTCGCGACTGGCGCGTACAGGAAGCCCGGGACTACGCTTCTAGATGAGGGAAAACCGCGCGTTTCGCATCTACACCCTAGGCAGAGTGCGAACTTGGCTACGGGTGTCTTGAACGAGCTCTACAACTTCATCGGGCACCAATCGCTGCCTGCAACCAACGAGCGAATCAATGATTACTGTCTCTACGCGTCTGATCCGCTCCGGGGTGTAATTTGATGCCCAAAGTGTCCTAGTGCGTCTTAGGGCTGCACCTTGTCCTCGGGCTCGTCCTTCCCGCAAAAGCGGCAAGGAGAACGATCCTAAAAAGGAGGGCGGAGCGGAGAAAAGGCGGTGCGAAGACGTCCGCTGGCGGAAGTGAAa contains the following coding sequences:
- the hymA gene encoding Mo25 family protein, with translation MAFLWRNRQRPPSDVVRTIKELLLRLGEAPAAAKVEDDLAKQLAQMKVIVQGTQETETTPEQVHALVQATVHEDLLYELARNLRHLPFQARKDAQTIFSQILRFRPAQTNSGDPPVISYIVHNRPEIIVELCRGYESPESTMPCGAILREALKFDVCAAIILYDQSIEGQPAIRLTQVNPDIPQKGNGIFWRFFHWIDKSSFEVSADSFTTFRDILTRHKSLVTSYLTTNFDLFFSRFNTLIQSSSYVTKRQSIKLLGEILLDRANYNVMMAYVESGENLKLCMQLLKDDRKMIQYEGFHVFKVFVANPNKSVAVQRILINNRDRLLKFLPRFLMDRTDDDQFTDEKSFLVRQIELLPQEPIEPTRSAQESSRSRVNTAAAA
- a CDS encoding protein arginine methyltransferase RmtB, with protein sequence MSATISSDRRVRDQDALSTTSSDDSDISNEEGWEDVEPDDETQPVIGLFSDKVYPDVQSMLQESKDKHGFDLRKIRKDLANLFRFTSDLDFLGTIRLVNYVRSQVKAGNTTPDVSSKDRFEDDAYLKPVLEDDALLYSLDDIEDEHSATAGTTEAERRVIELQEDLERLQSQFTEYRMAVQKSMEEQLSMDDEKLRSSPSGPSGKKMSKVEEADADYFVSYSYNGQFSTGSRAGYAFCANCHMLEAIHESMLKDTVRTDSYRDFIYDNKHLFKDKVVLDVGCGTGILSMFCAKAGAKKVISVDNSNIIDRAKEIIYENGFGDVITCIRGKIEEVTLPVSHVDIIVSEWMGYCLLFEAMFDSVIYARDRYLAPGGLMVPSDATLCIAPFADSEFISSHISFWDDVYGFKMGSMRKNIYDDALVRSVQPAAIPGDSDVFLELPLHTITVEELSFLKGFQVTLKEDIDALDGFVIWFDIFFMPSRDSTVPKNAVPSEMKKKGFVAFTTGPHGPETHWQQGVLLIDRERKKGVALKKGQAIAGKVGYQKREEGSRSLDITVEWDTQAGEQGAQKWVLQ
- a CDS encoding AAA family ATPase SEC18, producing the protein MFNRNNYPSVPNPFSGRPSSRGNASPSQGPPPPRRDGYDTGYSPMGGVGGYGTPSPRPNYSQTPSRHPVGGRAPGASAQVWTLRPAKSPDNTYTFGNLVAVSTQDFPPSRDGLDLLLLVNDLYVFSARPLDGFPPGHISMSDPQRTWAGVAFTDSVKAQIYDPFSQGGQAYLGSTDIEVGFAGKKRIETPYDQDELANAVVKNFENQIFSPGQKILMDHKSIPLLLTVKTVQRVDLTSEKAGATAGSTETDPTARGILTRHTQITFFKDARTGINLKPSNRRPAANSIITPDFKFEDMGIGGLDAEFSTIFRRAFASRIFPPGLVEKLGIQHVKGILLYGPPGTGKTLIARQIGKMLNAREPKVINGPEVLNKFVGQSEENIRKLFADAEKEYKEKGEESGLHIIIFDELDAVCKQRGSGAGGGTGVGDSVVNQLLSKLDGVDQLNNILLIGMTNRKDMIDEALLRPGRLELHMEISLPDEAGRAQILKIHTQKMRENNILDPDVDLAELALLTKNFSGAEIAGLVKSASSFAFTRHVKVGTMAGISEDVVNMKVNRADFYHALEEVQPAFGVSEEQLSSRIQYGIIHYSPTINEILKEGQLFVKQVSNAESSPLFSVLLHGPTASGKTALAARIAIDSGFPFIKLISPEDMVGFSEMARVQYISKIFDDAYKSRTSVVVVDNIERIIDWVPIGPRFSNTILQTLMVFLRKQPTKGRRLLILATTTERAVLKQLDIYNSFNSDIMVPNVMTYDELRHLMEQSEAFDASEIDQALAGVGGITEDRTIGVGVKKVLLGIETAKQDPDKVGRFVRVINRAIEEERTFQ